In Leptospira johnsonii, the following are encoded in one genomic region:
- a CDS encoding LIC12048 family lipoprotein: protein MNNILKNYNKMNTSEIIDSSAVKNHPSSFWATVLGIILLINSCSFMGGEGNRDVDLSTAVKLTAEKVGLITDSRPSPTSSIFKYAPGTPINAASLGGAIDPTGTSILNDFDGDGILNIHETNTNVWVADYPVVETTIAPPVTMKIEILLSSELKSDEIISEINSQDFESTRNQGSESIHQNEVNLKTVQYEDTYGSSLTVGIGGGSGVDGGATLGGSETEEKGKTTKTEGSGVNYSNNSSKSWGATFSTNNTVTKWADKPFKNNLDREGWSVKANSSTDKARKFRREKSQKINESSKVDPNAGYVRAALYIENLSVNMPVKLKNILCSLMFESSSGDLIPIQSFRLRNADYSLFEVAVYGGTKFGPYVIELDGLNTAEVQRAIASGYTPKIYIVDYEMTHVPDSNYRSALLNFSGENLKIVEENAKARTAMIKIYGPGFREMYRVAAFDVDGGGNEDPCTTKSVNTNLSPGISLRKALKRIACSGLEIKFRDTIVDFEEIAPKIDKTRIFTSGVFSIAGIESTVPCVNKTNVVGSDGAVRSGCEQTSLSTWDQTTKETAGFWVIFSKGKYYNFTEYVMYGSETNRQIALFDPSASKPAQVLKGIDSTIWAGDSIDIVYISMKDYGAKIKDFGTSPLVTNVPFQMNTKWDSIELGDTPYYPTKKSTYLGAVGFGEKVEVKIKLDKTRYLNPSFGIPAIGGSFQYFTEFSYDMKRSIMNDLYEMEEVSDFEVSLGFGGQRTDWMHIERDISTSDPYKLQSCGINFVLVSQTLTLCLQLPTQHAYLNTETSIVELYIRPSYNNAYRNTVWPLHYSKVAKMRGQLATDFEVGATVVKVSKPTGLIEVGDTLYVGDTNGPFTVSLPPSDPDSAGVVTITLNQANLTKVEKTELVSTKSNLKDADVKLTQDSNFITQWNTDTASNFLPNAYTQKQNGPFLAGSSVNCAGYSKNAAGCLGFRPDFNAVNWMGNYNQGVAAWSSWADGGDFSNFLANGLFSITNSAGQIYQLQPGAAEFDVSQHTSTSTFTGPQVVSFGDTALVVWKKDADLWGRFYNISTQLPVAAMVDLNVTGVTGKFIVKVNETGKAVLLWQNGNDLYVTCWDMTTKARAWGASDIKVVTRDAWAVGNGNFDLAVGTNQAMLIWTNAIINAFNVDTFAAVRTYQITNGTADAITNVGHVVKDGGYGGYKVSASGEGNTAFLTFSHMTANGTGGYRYIATGVVYTLSNATRVGSGITLVDLSYTSSSGLTSIIPSAYMSGNYGLILYKLPDGSLKGRGVDLVNASALGATFTIDTGVSAYSDVATSPGFGAVAYTTTANEARLRIVHFPTGQLLFSKYLTLNSPLPATARAVAKPVIVNEKVLTVWSHEEGSGKTIRGRLASVILSPTSSFSLQGSGEFFVSISNKGAQQNPVVTSGSSLAKALTFWQAPAETPYPMIHGFTISLLNPGALQYGLNNFFVAPLIERDYTITSKIKY from the coding sequence ATGAATAATATATTAAAAAATTATAATAAAATGAATACTTCAGAAATCATCGATTCATCTGCTGTAAAAAATCATCCTTCTTCCTTTTGGGCAACAGTTTTGGGAATTATTCTGCTTATAAACTCTTGTAGTTTTATGGGAGGAGAAGGTAATCGAGATGTGGATCTTTCTACTGCAGTCAAGCTCACTGCGGAAAAAGTGGGATTGATAACGGATTCACGCCCTTCTCCTACGAGTTCTATCTTCAAGTATGCACCAGGTACTCCGATCAATGCTGCAAGTTTAGGTGGAGCTATCGATCCAACGGGAACAAGTATTTTGAATGATTTCGATGGAGATGGAATTCTAAATATTCATGAAACGAACACAAATGTTTGGGTGGCGGATTATCCTGTGGTAGAAACAACCATTGCTCCACCCGTTACAATGAAGATTGAAATTCTTTTAAGCTCGGAATTAAAGAGTGATGAGATCATCAGCGAAATCAATTCCCAGGATTTCGAATCTACTCGAAACCAAGGTTCGGAGAGTATCCACCAAAATGAGGTAAATCTAAAAACTGTTCAGTATGAGGATACATACGGAAGTTCCTTAACCGTAGGAATTGGTGGTGGTTCCGGAGTGGACGGTGGTGCTACACTTGGTGGATCTGAAACAGAAGAAAAGGGCAAAACCACTAAGACGGAAGGTAGTGGGGTAAATTACAGCAATAATTCAAGTAAGAGTTGGGGTGCGACTTTTTCTACCAATAATACTGTTACCAAATGGGCGGACAAACCGTTCAAAAACAATTTAGATCGGGAAGGTTGGAGCGTTAAGGCAAATTCCAGTACGGATAAAGCCCGAAAATTCAGAAGAGAGAAGTCCCAGAAGATCAATGAATCTTCCAAAGTAGATCCAAATGCTGGTTATGTAAGAGCAGCATTATATATCGAAAACCTTTCGGTGAACATGCCCGTTAAGTTGAAGAACATTCTTTGTTCTTTGATGTTCGAATCTTCCTCTGGAGATTTGATCCCAATTCAAAGTTTCCGTCTGAGAAATGCTGATTATAGCTTATTCGAAGTCGCAGTATATGGAGGGACAAAGTTCGGTCCATACGTGATCGAGCTGGACGGTTTGAATACTGCAGAGGTGCAAAGAGCGATCGCATCAGGTTACACCCCTAAAATTTATATCGTGGACTATGAAATGACTCATGTTCCCGATTCAAATTATAGATCCGCATTGCTGAACTTTAGTGGAGAAAATCTTAAAATAGTAGAAGAGAACGCTAAAGCGAGAACTGCAATGATCAAAATTTACGGACCCGGCTTCCGCGAAATGTATAGAGTTGCTGCTTTCGATGTAGACGGCGGAGGAAATGAAGATCCGTGTACAACTAAATCGGTTAACACAAATCTTTCTCCGGGAATTAGCCTAAGAAAAGCCTTAAAACGAATCGCGTGCTCTGGTTTAGAAATTAAATTCAGAGATACGATTGTAGATTTTGAAGAAATCGCACCTAAGATAGATAAAACTAGAATTTTCACTAGCGGTGTGTTCAGCATAGCAGGTATTGAAAGTACAGTTCCTTGCGTAAACAAAACGAATGTAGTTGGTTCGGATGGTGCTGTTCGCAGCGGATGCGAACAGACTTCATTGAGCACTTGGGACCAAACTACAAAAGAGACTGCAGGTTTCTGGGTTATTTTCTCCAAGGGGAAATATTATAATTTTACGGAATATGTAATGTATGGTTCTGAAACAAACAGACAGATTGCATTATTTGATCCAAGCGCGAGTAAGCCGGCCCAGGTATTGAAAGGTATCGATTCTACAATATGGGCGGGGGATTCAATCGATATCGTTTATATTTCCATGAAGGATTATGGAGCGAAAATTAAAGATTTCGGAACTAGTCCTCTTGTAACAAATGTTCCGTTTCAAATGAATACAAAATGGGATTCAATTGAACTGGGGGATACACCTTATTACCCAACTAAAAAATCCACATACTTGGGAGCTGTAGGTTTCGGTGAAAAAGTTGAAGTAAAAATAAAACTAGATAAGACTAGATATTTGAATCCCAGCTTCGGAATACCGGCTATCGGAGGAAGTTTCCAATATTTTACCGAATTCTCTTATGACATGAAACGTTCGATAATGAACGATTTATATGAAATGGAAGAGGTCTCGGATTTCGAAGTCAGTTTAGGATTTGGTGGTCAAAGAACTGACTGGATGCATATCGAAAGGGATATTAGTACTAGTGATCCTTATAAATTGCAATCTTGCGGTATAAATTTTGTTCTAGTTTCCCAGACCTTGACCTTATGCCTGCAACTTCCTACTCAGCATGCTTATTTAAATACGGAAACTAGTATTGTAGAACTTTACATTAGACCTTCCTATAATAACGCATATCGTAATACAGTTTGGCCTTTACATTATAGCAAGGTAGCGAAGATGAGAGGGCAATTGGCCACTGACTTCGAAGTTGGGGCCACTGTTGTTAAAGTTTCCAAACCTACCGGATTAATCGAAGTCGGGGATACTTTATATGTTGGTGACACCAATGGGCCTTTCACTGTATCACTTCCGCCATCCGATCCGGATTCTGCCGGTGTGGTTACAATTACTTTAAACCAAGCAAATTTAACAAAAGTAGAAAAGACGGAACTTGTTTCTACTAAAAGTAATTTGAAAGATGCAGATGTTAAGCTTACTCAGGATTCGAATTTTATTACCCAATGGAATACCGATACCGCATCAAACTTTTTACCTAACGCTTACACACAAAAGCAGAATGGTCCTTTTTTGGCCGGCTCTTCTGTAAATTGTGCGGGGTATTCCAAGAATGCAGCGGGTTGTCTCGGGTTTCGGCCGGACTTTAATGCTGTCAACTGGATGGGAAATTATAACCAGGGAGTGGCAGCTTGGAGTTCTTGGGCTGACGGGGGAGACTTCTCTAATTTCTTAGCTAACGGATTATTTTCCATCACCAATAGTGCTGGGCAAATCTATCAATTACAACCTGGAGCTGCCGAGTTTGACGTTAGCCAGCATACCAGTACTTCAACCTTTACAGGACCTCAGGTAGTTTCTTTCGGAGATACAGCATTAGTTGTCTGGAAGAAGGATGCGGACCTTTGGGGAAGATTCTACAATATTTCCACACAATTACCAGTCGCTGCTATGGTAGATCTGAACGTAACCGGTGTGACGGGCAAATTCATTGTAAAGGTAAATGAAACCGGTAAGGCAGTACTACTTTGGCAAAATGGCAATGATTTATATGTAACTTGCTGGGACATGACAACTAAAGCACGCGCTTGGGGTGCAAGCGATATAAAAGTCGTTACACGAGATGCCTGGGCAGTTGGTAACGGTAATTTCGACTTAGCTGTCGGAACCAACCAGGCAATGCTGATATGGACAAACGCTATTATAAACGCATTCAATGTGGATACATTTGCAGCTGTTCGTACATATCAAATAACTAATGGAACCGCAGATGCAATAACAAACGTGGGACATGTAGTGAAAGATGGTGGTTATGGTGGATATAAAGTATCCGCTTCTGGAGAAGGAAATACTGCATTCCTAACTTTTTCTCACATGACGGCAAACGGCACAGGAGGATATCGCTACATCGCAACAGGTGTCGTATATACTCTATCTAATGCTACGAGAGTAGGAAGTGGTATAACCCTTGTAGATCTCTCCTACACTTCAAGTTCGGGATTAACGAGTATTATTCCTTCTGCCTACATGAGTGGAAATTATGGGCTTATTCTTTATAAGCTTCCCGATGGGAGCCTGAAAGGAAGAGGAGTAGATCTGGTGAATGCCTCAGCTCTTGGAGCGACATTCACGATAGATACTGGCGTTTCTGCTTATTCAGATGTTGCTACTTCTCCTGGGTTCGGTGCAGTTGCCTATACGACTACTGCGAACGAAGCCCGCTTGAGGATCGTGCATTTCCCGACAGGGCAACTACTCTTTTCAAAATATTTAACTTTAAATAGTCCATTGCCTGCAACTGCGCGTGCAGTTGCAAAACCGGTGATCGTAAACGAAAAGGTCCTTACTGTTTGGTCTCACGAGGAAGGTTCAGGTAAAACGATTCGAGGCAGACTTGCATCTGTTATTCTATCTCCGACTTCTTCCTTTTCCTTGCAGGGAAGCGGTGAGTTTTTTGTGAGTATTTCTAATAAAGGTGCGCAACAGAATCCGGTCGTAACGAGCGGATCATCTTTAGCGAAAGCGTTAACCTTTTGGCAAGCACCTGCAGAAACACCTTATCCTATGATTCATGGATTTACGATAAGTCTCTTGAATCCAGGAGCTTTGCAATATGGGTTAAACAACTTCTTTGTAGCTCCTTTGATAGAAAGGGACTACACAATTACCTCTAAGATTAAGTATTAG